The sequence CGGTGCGACCGTGCAAGCTCAGTAAATCGATATTGTGGCGATTAATTATATCTAAAATTTCTTCAAAATTATCAGTGTTATCAAAGCCTACGCGCATCTTTACAGTTAAAGGTCGGTCGTTAATAGCAGAACGCAGTTCTCCCAAAATTCTATTCACTTTTTCAGGTTCTCGCAGCAATCCACCTCCAACATTTTTGCGATAAACCCTAGGTGCCGGACAACCCATATTTAAATCAATTCCAGCAATATTATATTGACAAAGTTCTCTCGCCGTTCTTACTAAATCTGGAATACTTTCACCAATCATTTGAGCAAAAACGGGGCGTTCGGTGTCGTTTTCGGTGATTGAAGCCAAAATCTTACGATTGAGTCGCGAGTCATCGCGGACGCGAAAATATTCGGTAAAGAAATAGTCGGGACTGCCATACTGGGCAAGAATTTTCATAAACCAGAGATTTGTCACGTCCTGCATGGGTGCAAGAGCAGTCAGGGGTAGGTCTGGATAAAGCGATTTAGGAAGCGATACCTGAGACATGGAATTACAGCGCAGGACAAAGAATTACGATTTTACCAACATTTTATTTAGGTTGATTGGCGCGAACTTCGATATCTTCGAGGGTTTGCAGCAAAAGACGTTTGGCTTGCATCTCCCAACCTAACTTTTGAATTTTGATGGCAGCAAAAGTACCACCGATAGCAGCCAACAAACCGATGGGTTGATGAAGTGAAATTCCTAGCAACAAACCCAATCCACCAATTCCCCAAAATGGTAAAGCTACTGTTTGCCGTTGTTCTTCAATAATTCTATTTAGCTCACCCGAGGGCATTTGAGTCAATAATTCTTCTTTTGCCTTTCGCTGTTCTGCCATTGGTAGAGCTAAACAAATTTTTCGTCGCAGTTTTTCAATTTTGCGGGCATCGGTGCTGTATTCAGTAAGTTCATCAAGCGTCATTGATAATAAACTTTTTAATTGTTCCATTGCGTGCTATTGGTTCCTTATTATTTTTATGTGAAAAGCGAAT comes from Rivularia sp. PCC 7116 and encodes:
- a CDS encoding tRNA-dihydrouridine synthase, producing MSQVSLPKSLYPDLPLTALAPMQDVTNLWFMKILAQYGSPDYFFTEYFRVRDDSRLNRKILASITENDTERPVFAQMIGESIPDLVRTARELCQYNIAGIDLNMGCPAPRVYRKNVGGGLLREPEKVNRILGELRSAINDRPLTVKMRVGFDNTDNFEEILDIINRHNIDLLSLHGRTVKEMYRGQVKYDLISQAVKRVNCPVLANGNIDSAATALKVLSQTGAAGVMVGRWAIANPWIFNQIRLRLRSEPIPLVPLVEVREYIDRLRQTPEAVKTPPRARAGHLKMYLNYIALLVDAEGHFLRLMRKTQTELELLKLCDRVLLDSNKNLALAPYSSD